The following are from one region of the Sandaracinus amylolyticus genome:
- a CDS encoding sigma 54-interacting transcriptional regulator, with protein sequence MPARGSSVFEDDGTVRAPRKPPRRVRTVRARVVRGPDAGAEASCDAGATLAIGTSEGNELRLRDPTVSRYHVELAAMPEGIRVRDLASSNGTIAGAVRIESAIVAAGTELRLGDTVLVVDDGAEREVVAREIEPAAIPGVIAESAAMRAVVRALHRIAPTSASVLLLGETGTGKEVIARAIHALSPRRDRELVVVDCGSMAPTLIASELFGHERGAFTGADRRHLGAFERADGGTVFLDEIGELPAELQPALLGVLERRRFRRVGGEREIAVDVRVVAATHRDLREATNAGSFRADLYFRLAAARLVLPPLRDRPEDVEPLARHFAAQLTGDPAAMPFDATSLDALRRHPFAGNVRELRNVVESALAFGELHLDDAAPRAASSASGAQGTALQVDLDRSYREARAAALDAFERAYLGALIAGSRNNASEAARRAKMDRAYLLELLKKHGLR encoded by the coding sequence ATGCCTGCCAGAGGGAGCAGCGTGTTCGAGGACGACGGCACCGTCCGTGCGCCGCGGAAGCCGCCGCGCCGGGTTCGCACCGTTCGCGCGCGGGTCGTGCGCGGGCCCGATGCAGGCGCGGAGGCGAGCTGCGATGCCGGCGCCACGCTCGCGATCGGCACCAGCGAGGGCAACGAGCTCCGGCTGCGCGATCCCACCGTGAGCCGCTACCACGTCGAGCTCGCCGCGATGCCCGAGGGGATCCGAGTGCGCGATCTCGCGAGCTCGAACGGCACGATCGCGGGCGCGGTGCGCATCGAGAGCGCGATCGTCGCAGCGGGCACCGAGCTGCGCCTCGGCGACACCGTGCTCGTCGTCGACGACGGAGCGGAGCGCGAGGTCGTCGCGCGCGAGATCGAGCCCGCCGCGATCCCCGGCGTGATCGCGGAGAGCGCGGCGATGCGGGCGGTCGTGCGCGCGCTGCACCGCATCGCACCGACGAGCGCGTCGGTCCTCCTCCTCGGCGAGACCGGCACCGGCAAGGAAGTGATCGCGCGCGCGATCCACGCGCTCTCACCGCGCCGCGATCGCGAGCTCGTGGTGGTCGACTGCGGCTCGATGGCGCCGACGCTCATCGCGTCGGAGCTCTTCGGGCACGAGCGGGGCGCGTTCACCGGCGCGGATCGCCGCCACCTGGGCGCGTTCGAGCGCGCCGACGGAGGCACCGTGTTCCTCGACGAGATCGGCGAGCTCCCCGCCGAGCTCCAGCCCGCGCTGCTCGGTGTGCTCGAGCGACGTCGGTTCCGGCGCGTCGGCGGCGAGCGCGAGATCGCGGTCGACGTGCGCGTGGTCGCCGCGACCCATCGCGATCTGCGCGAGGCGACCAACGCCGGATCGTTCCGCGCCGATCTCTACTTCCGTCTCGCCGCCGCGCGCCTCGTGCTCCCGCCGCTGCGCGATCGCCCCGAGGACGTCGAGCCGCTCGCGCGTCACTTCGCGGCGCAGCTCACCGGCGATCCCGCCGCGATGCCGTTCGACGCGACGAGCCTCGACGCGCTGCGGCGCCATCCCTTCGCGGGCAACGTGCGCGAGCTGCGGAACGTGGTGGAGAGCGCGCTCGCGTTCGGCGAGCTCCACCTCGACGACGCCGCACCGCGGGCGGCTTCTTCGGCGAGCGGAGCGCAGGGCACTGCGCTGCAGGTCGATCTCGATCGCAGCTATCGCGAGGCGCGCGCCGCCGCGCTCGACGCGTTCGAGCGCGCGTACCTCGGCGCGCTGATCGCCGGGTCGCGCAACAACGCGAGCGAGGCCGCGCGCCGCGCGAAGATGGATCGCGCGTACCTCCTCGAGCTGCTCAAGAAGCACGGCCTGCGGTGA
- a CDS encoding diacylglycerol/lipid kinase family protein: MSRIHVVLNPNSRKNRGRDRVARLREILGPRGEVHVTSATEALPPLLERILDDELACLVSDGGDGALHWALNAALPIVARNRRTLPIVLPTNGGTIDFVARKAGVHGHAETLVTRLVRALDRGALETIEVGSLELRGVHVGGTPFHRIGFALAAGGVGQRFFDKYYADREPGAATIVKVAARTIASLARGGEYARDMFRPHHAHVWIDGEELATTTHGAIHAGAFHVNLGGVFRVFPLAREVGALHFQAGAISPAQIVANVPQLVRGGAIRAPEMKDVRGREMVIEVIGDEPLRPVLDGEIYEGLRRLEVRSGPVVRIARV, translated from the coding sequence ATGTCGCGGATCCACGTCGTATTGAATCCGAACTCGCGCAAGAACCGCGGGCGTGATCGCGTCGCGAGGCTGCGCGAGATCCTGGGCCCGCGCGGCGAGGTGCACGTCACGAGCGCCACCGAGGCGCTGCCGCCGCTGCTCGAGCGCATCCTCGACGATGAGCTCGCCTGCCTGGTGTCGGACGGCGGCGACGGCGCGCTGCACTGGGCGCTCAACGCGGCGCTGCCGATCGTCGCGCGCAACAGGCGCACGCTGCCGATCGTGCTCCCGACGAACGGCGGGACGATCGACTTCGTGGCGCGGAAGGCGGGCGTGCACGGGCACGCCGAGACGCTGGTGACGCGCCTGGTGCGCGCGCTCGATCGTGGCGCGCTCGAGACGATCGAGGTGGGCTCGCTCGAGCTGCGCGGCGTGCACGTGGGCGGCACGCCGTTCCACCGCATCGGGTTCGCGCTCGCGGCGGGCGGCGTGGGGCAGCGCTTCTTCGACAAGTACTACGCGGATCGCGAGCCCGGCGCGGCGACGATCGTGAAGGTCGCGGCGCGCACGATCGCGTCGCTGGCGCGCGGCGGCGAGTACGCGCGCGACATGTTCCGGCCGCACCACGCGCACGTGTGGATCGACGGCGAGGAGCTCGCGACGACGACCCACGGTGCGATCCACGCAGGCGCGTTCCACGTGAACCTCGGCGGCGTGTTCCGCGTGTTCCCGCTCGCGCGCGAGGTGGGCGCGCTGCACTTCCAGGCGGGCGCGATCTCGCCCGCGCAGATCGTCGCGAACGTGCCGCAGCTGGTGCGCGGCGGCGCGATCCGCGCGCCGGAGATGAAGGACGTGCGCGGGCGCGAGATGGTGATCGAGGTGATCGGCGACGAGCCGCTGCGCCCGGTGCTCGACGGCGAGATCTACGAGGGGCTGCGACGCTTGGAAGTGCGGAGCGGGCCGGTGGTGCGCATCGCGCGGGTCTGA
- a CDS encoding serine/threonine-protein kinase has translation MRIGPYEVIAPLRSGGMASLVLARRIGARGFARLVAIKRVHEHLSDDPAMIRRFVDEARLSSAIAHPAVVRVEDLVEHEGELHLVMEHVHGVTLGRVMDRLRARDRRMKPEVAVAIAAWIAEGLEAAHQAHDAEGRWLGLVHRDVSPSNVLIASSGHVKLIDFGIASARVREHESTMGHVLGKLRYAAPEQLRRDPLDARADVYALGVLLWEMLTCEALFSGGHDALASGRPAIDPPSRHAPEVSEALDAVVREALAEDPRQRIASARALRDALRASTPECAAIGAPEIAAMLEALVGEDLARASQELPMEARTSPGAVSTKALDRTTVSRTAPAPIVRAKKKARAGTPWATYAIVIAGLIVGVIAGALLAR, from the coding sequence ATGCGCATCGGGCCCTACGAGGTGATCGCGCCTTTGCGCAGCGGGGGGATGGCGAGCCTGGTGCTCGCGCGTCGCATCGGCGCGCGTGGGTTCGCGCGGCTCGTCGCGATCAAGCGGGTGCACGAGCATCTCTCCGACGATCCCGCGATGATCCGGCGCTTCGTGGACGAGGCGCGCTTGTCCTCGGCGATCGCGCATCCCGCGGTGGTGCGGGTCGAGGATCTCGTCGAGCACGAGGGCGAGCTGCACCTCGTGATGGAGCACGTGCACGGCGTGACGCTGGGGCGCGTGATGGATCGGCTGCGCGCGCGTGATCGACGGATGAAGCCCGAGGTCGCGGTCGCGATCGCGGCGTGGATCGCGGAGGGGCTCGAGGCCGCGCACCAGGCGCACGACGCGGAGGGCCGGTGGCTCGGGCTCGTCCATCGCGACGTGAGCCCGAGCAACGTGCTGATCGCGTCGAGCGGGCACGTGAAGCTGATCGACTTCGGCATCGCGAGCGCGCGAGTGCGCGAGCACGAGTCGACGATGGGGCACGTGCTCGGGAAGCTCCGGTACGCGGCGCCGGAGCAGCTGCGTCGTGATCCGCTCGACGCCCGTGCCGACGTGTACGCGCTGGGCGTGCTGCTCTGGGAGATGCTGACGTGCGAGGCGCTCTTCTCGGGCGGGCACGACGCGCTCGCATCGGGGCGGCCGGCGATCGATCCGCCGAGCCGGCACGCGCCCGAGGTGAGCGAGGCGCTCGATGCGGTGGTGCGCGAGGCGCTCGCCGAAGATCCGCGGCAGCGCATCGCGAGCGCGCGAGCGCTGCGGGACGCGCTGCGCGCCAGCACGCCCGAGTGCGCGGCGATCGGCGCGCCCGAGATCGCGGCGATGCTGGAGGCGCTGGTCGGGGAAGATCTCGCGCGCGCATCGCAGGAGCTGCCGATGGAGGCGCGCACCAGCCCGGGCGCGGTGAGCACGAAGGCGCTCGATCGGACGACGGTCTCGCGCACCGCGCCGGCACCGATCGTGCGGGCGAAGAAGAAGGCGCGCGCCGGCACGCCGTGGGCGACCTACGCGATCGTCATCGCGGGACTGATCGTCGGCGTGATCGCGGGCGCGCTGCTCGCGCGCTGA